In a genomic window of beta proteobacterium MWH-UniP1:
- the iscR gene encoding Fe-S cluster assembly transcriptional regulator IscR → MRLTTKGRFAVTAMIDLGLRQDKGPVTLAAISQRQKISLSYLEQLFGRLRRHELVESMRGPGGGYKLARGGKDITVADIIYAVDEPLDATQCGGKQNCHDDHQCMTHELWASLNRHMVDFLDSVTLHDLVEEQKTKRVIPSIEAPVRRHVMFQEPRSVSDTTVA, encoded by the coding sequence ATGCGACTGACTACAAAGGGACGTTTTGCAGTCACTGCGATGATCGATCTAGGCCTTCGCCAGGACAAGGGCCCGGTCACGTTGGCCGCCATTAGCCAGCGTCAGAAAATCTCGCTTTCCTATCTCGAGCAGCTCTTTGGCCGCCTACGCCGCCATGAGTTGGTCGAATCCATGCGTGGTCCGGGCGGGGGCTATAAGCTGGCCCGTGGGGGCAAAGACATTACCGTGGCGGACATCATCTACGCGGTCGACGAGCCCCTGGATGCGACCCAATGCGGTGGCAAGCAGAACTGCCATGATGACCATCAGTGCATGACGCACGAGTTGTGGGCAAGCCTGAACCGTCACATGGTGGATTTTCTTGACTCGGTGACCCTGCACGATCTGGTGGAAGAGCAAAAAACAAAACGTGTGATCCCCTCGATCGAGGCTCCCGTGCGTCGTCATGTGATGTTCCAAGAGCCTCGCTCAGTCTCTGACACGACGGTGGCCTAA
- the fdx gene encoding ISC system 2Fe-2S type ferredoxin, whose product MPHIKVLPHPEICPEGKEFEAAEGDNLCRSLLAHGVEIEHACEMSRACTTCHVIVREGFNSLPPSGEDEDDLLDRAWGLTPISRLSCQVEVAKQDLVVELPRYTINYARENH is encoded by the coding sequence ATGCCTCACATTAAGGTTCTGCCTCACCCGGAAATCTGCCCAGAAGGCAAAGAGTTTGAGGCGGCCGAAGGCGATAATCTCTGCCGCAGCCTACTTGCGCACGGTGTGGAGATTGAGCATGCCTGCGAGATGTCCCGGGCCTGTACAACTTGTCACGTGATTGTCCGCGAGGGGTTTAACTCTTTGCCGCCCTCTGGGGAAGACGAAGACGATCTGCTAGACCGCGCCTGGGGGTTAACGCCAATTTCAAGGCTCTCGTGTCAGGTCGAGGTGGCCAAGCAGGATTTGGTGGTGGAACTGCCGCGCTACACCATCAATTACGCCCGAGAAAATCACTAA
- the hscA gene encoding Fe-S protein assembly chaperone HscA — protein MALLQIAEPGQSTEPHQRRVAVGIDLGTTHSLVAGVRSGSADVLADAQGRVLLPSVVRYGAEGALATGYEALEHAEDDSENTIVSVKRLMGRGLKDALTNQTPYRLTEDEQGGMVQLVTAAGKISPVQVSAEILRVLRQRAEDHFGLGVTDQIAGAVITVPAYFDDAQRQATKDAAKLAGIEVLRLINEPTAAALAYGLDSGAEGLYAVFDLGGGTFDVSVLRLTKGVFEVVATGGDTALGGDDFDDLLLNYWLDQWGISGGYASLSPREKRSLSGLARQIKEALTDCAQPTESLSQDWQRDDGRVFHAEMSRQQFDQITKSLIDKTIAVAGQVMNDARVVAGDLMGVVLVGGSTRMPCIRQAVREFFKQEPKVELDPDRVVAIGAALQANLLAGNKAEGDDWLLLDVLPLSLGLETMGGLTEKIIERNTSIPVARAQEFTTFRDGQTAMSIHVVQGERELVSECRSLAKFELRGIPPMVAGAARIQVTFQVDADGLLSVTAKEQSTGVQSSIAVKPSYGLTDGQIADMLRDGFTSAKEDMQIRALREAQVDAQRMLEATTAALSQDADLLSEEELAVITAAVDKLHATCGGHDLDLLRDRTKALGSLTDQFAARRMDRAVQRALAGQSIHGVMNNASH, from the coding sequence ATGGCACTGCTGCAGATCGCTGAGCCCGGGCAGTCTACCGAGCCCCATCAGCGGCGTGTTGCCGTAGGGATTGATCTGGGTACCACCCACTCACTCGTCGCTGGTGTGCGTAGTGGAAGCGCGGATGTGCTTGCTGATGCGCAGGGGCGAGTGTTGTTGCCATCGGTCGTTCGCTATGGCGCCGAAGGCGCATTGGCAACAGGCTACGAGGCCTTAGAGCATGCTGAAGATGACTCTGAAAATACCATCGTTTCGGTAAAACGGCTGATGGGCCGCGGCCTGAAAGATGCATTGACAAACCAAACGCCTTATCGCCTTACTGAAGATGAGCAGGGCGGCATGGTGCAACTGGTCACAGCTGCAGGAAAGATTTCCCCGGTGCAGGTGTCTGCTGAAATACTGCGGGTCTTGCGTCAGCGGGCCGAGGACCACTTCGGGCTTGGCGTTACCGATCAAATTGCCGGTGCAGTGATCACGGTGCCCGCTTATTTTGATGACGCGCAACGCCAGGCCACCAAAGACGCCGCCAAACTCGCCGGGATTGAGGTCTTGCGTCTTATTAATGAGCCCACGGCCGCGGCCCTGGCCTATGGCTTGGATTCGGGTGCCGAGGGGCTCTACGCGGTATTCGATCTTGGTGGGGGCACCTTTGATGTGTCGGTATTGCGTCTTACCAAGGGTGTTTTTGAAGTGGTGGCCACTGGTGGTGACACGGCGCTTGGTGGTGATGACTTCGATGACTTGCTTCTGAACTACTGGCTTGACCAATGGGGGATTTCTGGCGGCTATGCGTCTTTGTCCCCGCGTGAAAAAAGAAGTCTTTCGGGCTTGGCCCGCCAGATCAAAGAGGCATTGACCGATTGTGCTCAGCCCACCGAATCGCTATCCCAGGACTGGCAGCGCGACGATGGTCGGGTGTTTCATGCCGAAATGTCGCGCCAACAGTTTGATCAAATCACCAAGTCGCTGATCGACAAAACGATTGCCGTGGCTGGCCAGGTCATGAACGATGCCAGGGTGGTTGCGGGGGATTTGATGGGTGTCGTGTTGGTTGGCGGCAGCACCCGAATGCCATGCATTCGCCAGGCCGTTCGTGAATTTTTTAAACAAGAACCCAAGGTCGAACTCGATCCCGATCGCGTGGTGGCCATTGGTGCGGCGTTGCAGGCCAATCTTTTGGCTGGAAACAAGGCCGAAGGGGATGACTGGCTACTGCTGGATGTTCTTCCGCTGTCGTTGGGTTTAGAGACCATGGGCGGCCTGACAGAAAAAATTATTGAACGGAACACGTCGATTCCGGTTGCGCGCGCCCAGGAATTTACGACGTTTAGAGATGGCCAGACGGCCATGTCGATTCATGTGGTCCAGGGCGAACGCGAGTTGGTGAGCGAGTGCCGCTCGCTGGCCAAGTTTGAGTTGCGCGGCATACCGCCCATGGTGGCGGGTGCGGCAAGAATTCAAGTGACCTTTCAGGTGGATGCCGATGGGTTGTTGTCGGTCACCGCCAAGGAGCAGAGCACCGGCGTGCAGTCGTCGATTGCTGTGAAGCCGTCTTATGGCCTAACGGATGGGCAGATTGCCGACATGCTGCGAGACGGATTTACATCAGCCAAGGAAGATATGCAGATTCGAGCGCTTCGCGAAGCCCAGGTAGATGCTCAGCGCATGTTGGAAGCCACTACAGCGGCCTTATCGCAAGATGCTGATCTGCTCTCTGAAGAAGAGCTGGCCGTAATTACGGCTGCCGTAGATAAGTTACATGCCACCTGTGGCGGACACGATCTGGATTTATTAAGGGACCGCACCAAGGCCCTTGGTAGCCTTACCGATCAGTTTGCAGCCCGCCGCATGGATCGCGCCGTACAGCGTGCCTTGGCGGGCCAGTCGATTCATGGAGTGATGAACAATGCCTCACATTAA
- a CDS encoding amino acid aminotransferase, with the protein MTSPAQTLFSAVEMAPKDPILGLTEVYLADTRPEKVNLGVGVYYDDNGKLPLLRAVKKAEEDRVKKGLPKGYQPIDGPAVYNKAVQAMLFGADSPEVKSGRIITIDTLGGTGGLKVGADYLKRLLPHSHVAISDPTWENHRGVFEGAGFSVATYTYYDPKTRGLDFGGMITSLKGMPDRTIVLLHACCHNPTGVDLTTQQWEEVVALCKLKNFVPFLDLAYQGFGEGIHEDATAVRLFTQSGMPFLVASSFSKSFSLYGERVGALSIMTANADEAVRVLSQIKRVVRTNYSNPPTHGGGIVTDVLTNPELRKLWEDELGEMRERIRKMRVELVEKLKALGVKQDFSFMTKQRGMFSYSGLNPQQVDRMREEFGVYAIASGRICVAALNSGNIDRVAKAIAAVL; encoded by the coding sequence ATGACCAGCCCAGCCCAGACCCTTTTTTCCGCCGTTGAAATGGCCCCCAAAGACCCGATCTTGGGCCTCACCGAAGTCTATTTGGCCGACACGCGGCCAGAAAAAGTTAACCTTGGTGTTGGGGTTTACTACGACGATAACGGCAAATTGCCGCTACTTAGGGCCGTAAAGAAGGCAGAAGAAGACAGGGTCAAGAAAGGGCTGCCCAAGGGCTACCAGCCGATCGATGGGCCCGCCGTCTATAACAAGGCGGTTCAGGCCATGCTCTTTGGGGCCGATAGCCCCGAAGTGAAGTCTGGGCGAATTATTACCATTGACACCCTGGGCGGCACTGGCGGCCTAAAGGTCGGCGCCGATTACCTAAAGCGACTTCTTCCCCACAGCCACGTGGCCATCAGTGACCCCACTTGGGAAAACCACCGGGGCGTGTTCGAGGGGGCTGGCTTTTCAGTCGCCACTTACACCTACTACGACCCCAAGACCCGTGGCCTGGATTTCGGCGGGATGATCACCAGCCTAAAGGGCATGCCCGACCGCACCATCGTGCTGCTCCACGCCTGCTGCCATAACCCCACCGGGGTCGACCTGACCACCCAGCAGTGGGAGGAGGTCGTGGCCCTGTGCAAGCTGAAAAACTTTGTGCCCTTTTTGGATCTCGCCTACCAAGGCTTTGGCGAAGGCATCCACGAAGACGCAACCGCTGTCCGCCTGTTTACCCAGTCGGGCATGCCATTTTTGGTGGCCAGCTCATTTTCGAAGTCCTTCTCGCTTTATGGTGAGCGGGTCGGTGCCTTGTCAATCATGACCGCCAATGCTGACGAGGCCGTCCGCGTGCTGAGCCAGATCAAGCGTGTGGTTCGCACCAACTACTCTAACCCCCCCACCCATGGTGGCGGGATTGTGACAGACGTACTTACCAACCCCGAACTTCGCAAACTCTGGGAGGATGAACTCGGAGAAATGCGTGAACGTATCCGTAAGATGCGCGTTGAGCTGGTTGAGAAACTGAAAGCCTTGGGCGTGAAACAAGATTTCTCTTTCATGACCAAACAGCGGGGCATGTTTAGCTATTCGGGCCTGAATCCCCAGCAGGTAGACCGCATGCGGGAAGAATTCGGCGTTTACGCAATTGCTTCCGGCCGAATCTGCGTTGCAGCCCTGAACTCGGGCAATATCGACCGCGTCGCCAAAGCCATCGCCGCAGTTCTCTAA
- a CDS encoding low molecular weight protein-tyrosine-phosphatase, translated as MKTKILFVCMGNICRSPTAHGVFQALVKTSNLEHFVMSDSAGTHDFHVGEAPDQRAINAAAKRGYDLSTTVARKIQLSDFSDYDYILAMDWENLALLQRMCPRGLQHKLQLLMRFATEFEAATINDPYHGGPQGFEQALDYIEDACNGLMEVVRRRATMVAAA; from the coding sequence ATGAAGACCAAGATCTTGTTTGTCTGTATGGGCAACATCTGCCGCTCGCCCACGGCACACGGTGTGTTTCAGGCGCTGGTAAAAACCAGCAACCTAGAGCATTTCGTCATGAGCGATTCTGCAGGTACCCACGATTTTCACGTGGGAGAGGCCCCAGATCAGCGCGCCATCAATGCTGCGGCCAAGCGTGGCTACGATCTGTCCACAACCGTCGCCCGCAAGATCCAGTTGTCGGACTTTTCTGATTACGACTACATCCTGGCCATGGATTGGGAAAACCTGGCGCTCTTGCAGCGTATGTGTCCACGTGGCCTTCAGCACAAGCTTCAGCTGCTGATGCGCTTTGCGACTGAGTTCGAGGCCGCCACTATTAACGATCCCTACCATGGAGGCCCCCAGGGCTTTGAGCAGGCACTCGATTACATCGAAGACGCCTGCAATGGTCTGATGGAAGTGGTCCGCCGTCGCGCGACCATGGTGGCCGCGGCCTAA
- a CDS encoding UxaA family hydrolase, translated as MIHVVLHDAKDTVAVAVVEGIKAGTELNAWIMDEDKTITVKAVQDVPIGHKVALKDMAVGETVFKYGIDIGKVVAPIKAGEHAHVHNIKTKRW; from the coding sequence ATGATTCACGTAGTGCTGCATGACGCAAAAGACACCGTGGCTGTCGCGGTCGTCGAGGGGATCAAGGCGGGGACCGAACTCAACGCCTGGATCATGGACGAAGACAAGACCATCACGGTCAAGGCCGTTCAAGATGTGCCGATCGGCCATAAAGTGGCCCTGAAAGACATGGCGGTGGGTGAGACCGTTTTCAAGTACGGCATCGATATCGGCAAGGTGGTCGCACCAATCAAGGCCGGTGAACATGCTCATGTTCACAACATCAAGACCAAGCGCTGGTAA
- the uvrB gene encoding excinuclease ABC subunit UvrB gives MGLRETPGVIQFPGSPFELALPFEPAGDQPEAIARLVQGVEDGLSFQTLLGVTGSGKTFTMANTIARLGRPALILAPNKTLAAQLYAEMREFFPRNAVEYFVSYYDYYQPEAYVPQRDLFIEKDSAINEHIEQMRLSATKSLLERRDTVIVASVSCIYGIGNPSDYHQMVLIVRQGDKIAQRDLIGQLVRMQYQRNDLEFSRGNFRVRGDTIDIFPAEHAELGLRIELFDDEIESLQLFDPLTGRIRQKIPRFAVYPSSHYVTPREVVLRAVETIKEELLERSKFFVDNGKLVEAQRIEQRTRFDLEMLAELGFCKGIENYTRHLSGAKPGEPPPTLVDYLPKDSLIFIDESHVTMGQLGGMYRGDRSRKQTLVDYGFRLPSALDNRPLKFEEFEPKMRQAIFVSATPSDYELEKSGGAIVEQVVRPTGLIDPAVQVRPATSQVDDLLGEIKLRVEKSERVLVTTLTKRMSEDLTDFLADNGVKVRYLHSDIDTVERVEILRDLRLGAFDVLVGINLLREGLDIPEVSLVAILDADKEGFLRSERSLIQTIGRAARNLNGQAILYADRITNSMRRAIDETERRRAKQIAFNTERGITPRGVMKQIRDLIDGVVDPRTAELVMSPVPDAALSERSPKDVAKELARLEKAMLEHARNLEFEKAAQLRDQLSKLKEEVFGVDKLHDSIEKVLV, from the coding sequence ATGGGACTCCGTGAAACCCCCGGGGTGATCCAGTTTCCTGGAAGCCCCTTTGAGCTCGCGTTGCCGTTTGAGCCAGCAGGTGATCAGCCTGAGGCCATCGCACGCCTGGTCCAAGGGGTGGAGGACGGGCTCTCGTTTCAGACACTGCTCGGTGTGACCGGGTCGGGCAAGACCTTCACCATGGCCAACACCATTGCCCGGCTTGGCCGTCCCGCCTTAATTTTGGCGCCCAATAAAACGCTGGCCGCCCAGCTTTATGCCGAGATGCGGGAGTTCTTCCCCCGCAATGCGGTGGAGTACTTTGTTTCTTATTACGACTATTACCAGCCCGAGGCCTATGTGCCCCAGCGGGATTTGTTCATTGAGAAGGACTCGGCGATCAATGAGCACATTGAGCAGATGCGGCTCTCGGCCACCAAGTCACTCCTAGAGCGCCGCGACACGGTCATCGTGGCCTCGGTGTCTTGCATTTACGGTATTGGTAACCCTTCTGACTATCACCAGATGGTCCTGATTGTTCGGCAGGGGGACAAGATTGCCCAGCGCGATCTGATCGGCCAGCTGGTGCGCATGCAGTACCAGCGCAACGATCTGGAGTTTTCCCGTGGCAACTTTCGGGTCCGCGGTGACACGATCGACATCTTCCCGGCCGAGCATGCCGAATTGGGGCTGCGGATCGAGCTCTTTGATGATGAGATCGAGTCGTTGCAGCTTTTTGACCCGCTCACGGGCCGTATTCGTCAGAAGATCCCACGTTTTGCGGTCTACCCATCGTCGCACTACGTCACGCCGAGAGAAGTCGTGCTGCGGGCGGTCGAGACCATCAAAGAAGAACTGCTTGAGCGCAGCAAGTTCTTTGTTGACAACGGAAAACTCGTTGAGGCCCAGCGGATTGAACAGCGCACACGCTTTGATTTGGAAATGCTGGCCGAGCTGGGCTTTTGCAAAGGCATCGAGAACTACACCCGCCATCTGTCGGGCGCCAAACCTGGCGAACCACCGCCAACGCTAGTGGATTACCTGCCGAAAGACTCACTGATCTTCATTGACGAGAGCCACGTGACGATGGGTCAGCTGGGCGGCATGTATCGCGGCGACCGTTCCCGCAAGCAGACCCTGGTGGATTACGGCTTTCGTCTTCCTTCGGCTCTGGACAACCGGCCGTTGAAGTTCGAAGAGTTCGAACCCAAGATGCGGCAGGCGATTTTCGTCTCGGCCACGCCGTCCGATTACGAACTTGAAAAGAGTGGTGGGGCGATTGTTGAGCAGGTGGTGCGCCCCACGGGGTTGATCGACCCGGCAGTCCAGGTTCGGCCCGCCACTTCCCAGGTGGACGACTTGCTGGGCGAGATCAAACTGCGCGTTGAAAAAAGTGAGCGGGTCTTGGTGACCACGTTGACCAAACGCATGTCGGAAGATCTGACTGACTTTCTGGCCGATAACGGGGTCAAAGTCCGCTACCTGCATTCGGATATCGATACGGTTGAGCGGGTCGAAATTCTGCGCGACCTGCGGCTCGGTGCTTTTGATGTGCTGGTGGGCATCAACCTGCTGCGCGAGGGTCTCGATATTCCCGAGGTCTCTCTTGTTGCCATTCTTGATGCCGACAAAGAAGGCTTTCTGCGTTCGGAGCGAAGCCTGATTCAGACCATTGGCCGTGCGGCCCGTAATTTAAACGGTCAGGCCATTTTGTATGCTGATCGCATCACCAATTCCATGCGCCGCGCGATCGACGAGACCGAACGCCGCCGCGCCAAGCAGATTGCTTTCAATACTGAACGTGGCATCACCCCGCGCGGTGTGATGAAACAGATCCGCGACCTGATTGACGGCGTGGTCGATCCCCGGACCGCCGAGCTGGTGATGTCGCCTGTGCCAGACGCCGCATTGTCAGAGCGATCCCCCAAAGATGTGGCCAAAGAGCTTGCACGACTAGAGAAGGCCATGCTGGAGCACGCCCGGAATCTGGAATTTGAAAAAGCGGCACAGCTGAGAGATCAGCTGTCCAAATTAAAAGAAGAAGTGTTTGGAGTAGACAAGTTGCACGACTCAATCGAAAAGGTATTGGTATGA
- a CDS encoding IscS subfamily cysteine desulfurase, whose translation MKKPVYLDYSATTPVDPRVVDAMIPYLREDFGNPASRSHAYGWKAEEAVENAREQVAALVNCDPKEIVWTSGATESINLAVKGAAHFYKEKGKHIITVKTEHKATLDTCRELEREGFEVTYLDVQSNGLIDWDTFVAAVRPDTVVVSVMYVNNEIGVIQDIPRIGEFCREKGIIFHVDSAQATGKVAIDLQALKVDLMSFSAHKTYGPKGVGALFVRRKPRIRIEAQIHGGGHERGMRSGTLPTHQIVGMGEAFRLAKLEMAAENERIRALRDRLWAGLSEMEAVYVNGDMEQRVPHNLNVSFNYVEGESLLMGIKDVAVSSGSACTSASLEPSYVLRALGRSDELAHSSIRFSVGRFTTQEDIDFTVALLKDKVAKLREMSPLWEMVNEGVDLNTVQWAAH comes from the coding sequence ATGAAAAAGCCGGTATATCTCGATTACTCCGCCACGACACCTGTTGATCCACGGGTGGTTGACGCAATGATTCCTTATTTGCGCGAAGACTTTGGCAATCCAGCGTCTCGCAGCCACGCCTATGGCTGGAAGGCGGAAGAGGCGGTTGAAAACGCCCGTGAACAGGTGGCGGCGTTGGTGAACTGCGACCCCAAAGAAATCGTCTGGACGTCAGGCGCAACGGAGTCGATCAATCTGGCTGTGAAGGGTGCTGCCCATTTCTACAAAGAAAAAGGCAAGCACATCATCACGGTGAAGACCGAGCACAAGGCCACGTTAGATACCTGCCGTGAACTTGAGCGCGAAGGCTTCGAGGTCACTTACCTTGATGTGCAGTCCAATGGATTGATTGATTGGGACACCTTTGTTGCTGCAGTTCGTCCTGACACCGTGGTGGTCTCGGTCATGTATGTGAACAACGAGATCGGTGTGATTCAGGATATTCCCCGCATTGGGGAGTTCTGCCGCGAGAAGGGTATTATTTTTCATGTGGACAGCGCACAGGCTACCGGCAAGGTAGCCATCGACTTGCAGGCACTCAAGGTGGACCTCATGTCGTTCTCGGCCCACAAGACCTATGGCCCAAAGGGCGTTGGTGCGTTGTTTGTTCGCCGCAAACCCCGTATCCGTATTGAAGCCCAGATCCATGGTGGTGGTCATGAGCGCGGCATGCGTTCGGGCACGCTGCCCACCCATCAGATTGTGGGCATGGGGGAAGCATTTCGCCTGGCCAAATTAGAAATGGCCGCAGAAAACGAGCGGATTCGAGCGCTTCGGGATCGGCTCTGGGCTGGTCTTTCTGAAATGGAAGCGGTCTACGTGAATGGTGATATGGAGCAGCGTGTGCCCCACAACCTGAACGTGAGCTTTAACTACGTGGAGGGCGAGTCCCTGTTAATGGGCATTAAAGATGTGGCGGTGTCGTCGGGCTCGGCCTGCACATCGGCAAGTCTTGAGCCGTCCTATGTGCTGCGTGCCCTTGGCCGCTCTGACGAGTTGGCCCATTCCTCCATTCGGTTCTCGGTTGGCCGGTTCACCACTCAGGAGGACATTGATTTTACGGTGGCGCTCTTGAAAGACAAGGTAGCCAAACTTCGTGAGATGTCGCCGCTTTGGGAGATGGTCAACGAGGGTGTGGATCTGAACACAGTTCAGTGGGCCGCCCACTAA
- the iscU gene encoding Fe-S cluster assembly scaffold IscU, with amino-acid sequence MAYSDKVIDHYEHPRNVGAFDKADPGVGTGMVGAPACGDVMKLQIKVNEQGIIEDAKFKTYGCGSAIASSSLVTEWVKGKTLDQAMAIKNTQIAEELALPPVKIHCSILAEDAIKAAIDDYKAKHSEAGQQAKAA; translated from the coding sequence ATGGCATATAGCGACAAGGTCATTGATCACTACGAGCACCCGCGTAACGTTGGCGCATTTGACAAAGCAGACCCTGGTGTCGGCACCGGAATGGTTGGCGCGCCCGCCTGTGGCGACGTGATGAAGCTTCAGATCAAGGTCAACGAACAAGGCATCATTGAAGATGCAAAGTTCAAAACCTATGGCTGTGGTTCAGCCATTGCATCTTCGTCGCTGGTAACCGAGTGGGTGAAGGGCAAGACCTTGGATCAGGCGATGGCCATCAAAAATACCCAGATCGCGGAAGAGCTGGCACTGCCACCCGTTAAAATTCACTGCTCTATCCTGGCAGAAGACGCAATCAAGGCGGCCATTGATGACTACAAGGCCAAGCACTCTGAAGCCGGGCAACAGGCAAAAGCCGCATAA
- the iscA gene encoding iron-sulfur cluster assembly protein IscA, producing the protein MAVTLTEKAAQHVSQFIAKRGKGLGVRLGVKTTGCSGLAYKLEFVDSASPEDTTFESHGVTVVVDPKSLPYIDGTELDYAREGLNEGFKFNNPNVKSECGCGESFKV; encoded by the coding sequence ATGGCTGTCACCTTGACGGAAAAAGCTGCCCAGCACGTGTCGCAATTTATTGCCAAGCGCGGCAAGGGCTTGGGTGTGCGTCTTGGCGTGAAAACTACAGGCTGCTCTGGCTTGGCTTACAAGCTGGAGTTCGTGGATTCTGCTTCGCCAGAGGACACCACTTTTGAAAGTCACGGTGTCACGGTGGTGGTGGACCCAAAGAGTCTGCCTTATATCGACGGCACGGAATTGGACTATGCACGTGAGGGCTTGAACGAGGGTTTTAAGTTCAACAACCCAAATGTGAAAAGTGAGTGCGGCTGCGGCGAATCATTCAAGGTTTAA
- the iscX gene encoding Fe-S cluster assembly protein IscX, which yields MKWTDTLEIAIQLCERHPDVDPQQIRFTDLHRWVTELPGFADDPNRSNEKILEAIQMQWIDEAE from the coding sequence ATGAAATGGACCGACACCCTTGAGATTGCCATCCAGCTCTGCGAGCGCCACCCCGATGTGGACCCGCAGCAGATTCGGTTCACGGATCTGCATCGCTGGGTGACCGAGTTGCCTGGCTTTGCCGACGATCCCAATCGCTCCAACGAAAAGATTCTGGAAGCCATCCAGATGCAGTGGATCGACGAGGCGGAGTAG
- the hscB gene encoding Fe-S protein assembly co-chaperone HscB has translation MAASGGNGSGSTFAARNYFSLFGLPVKFGLDTAALESAWRAVQGAVHPDRFAGGTDAQRLLALQYSTQINEAHETLKDPVRRAAYLCQLHGVAIDAERNTAMPEDFLIQQMEWRESMEDAVAASDVRALSQLAEEVRSSIAESELLLEHLLDRPSSDAVRASAEVRRLMFLTKFQSQVLQEQRRVSHGTAADR, from the coding sequence GTGGCAGCTTCTGGCGGTAATGGGTCCGGCTCGACATTTGCCGCCCGCAATTATTTCTCTCTCTTCGGTCTTCCCGTTAAGTTCGGTCTCGACACGGCAGCGCTAGAGTCGGCGTGGCGTGCTGTTCAAGGGGCGGTTCATCCAGATCGCTTCGCTGGCGGCACCGATGCCCAACGCCTGTTGGCACTGCAGTACTCCACTCAAATCAACGAGGCCCACGAAACCTTAAAAGATCCCGTTCGTCGCGCCGCCTATCTCTGTCAACTGCACGGTGTGGCCATTGATGCCGAACGAAATACGGCCATGCCAGAAGATTTCCTAATCCAGCAAATGGAGTGGCGGGAGTCGATGGAAGATGCCGTCGCCGCATCCGATGTTCGTGCTTTGTCACAGTTGGCGGAAGAGGTCCGCTCATCTATCGCGGAATCTGAGTTGCTGCTGGAGCATCTGTTGGATCGCCCATCGTCGGATGCAGTGCGTGCATCGGCCGAGGTGCGGCGCCTGATGTTTCTTACTAAATTTCAATCACAGGTTCTTCAAGAACAAAGAAGGGTAAGTCATGGCACTGCTGCAGATCGCTGA